Part of the Methylorubrum populi genome is shown below.
CCAAGCCGCGACCTCAAGTGCCCTCGAAGCGACGCGCCGTAGCGCCTTCCCCGACGTGGGACGGCGGCGGTGGTCCCCGGCGCCTCGCGCGGCACGTCGATTACGGAGTGCGCCGATGCTGACCCTCAACCTGAACGGCGTGGTCCGGGAGGTCGATGCCGACCCCGACATGCCCCTGCTCTGGGTGATCCGCGACCGGCTCGACATGACCGGCACCAAGTATGGCTGCGGCATCGCCCAGTGCGGCGCCTGCACCGTGCACATGGACGGCCAGCCGGTGCGCTCCTGCCAGACCCGCATCGGTGATGTGGGGGAGGCCAAGATCACGACGATCGAGGGCGTCGAGGGCAAGGTGGCCGATGCGGTGAAGGCGGCGTGGCGCGGCCTCGACGTGGTGCAGTGCGGCTACTGCCAGTCCGGCCAGATCATGTCGGCCATCGGCCTGCTCACCGACAACCCGAAGCCGAGCGACGCCGATATCGACGGTGCCATGGACGGCAATGTCTGCCGCTGCGGCACCTATCAGCGCATCCGCGCCGCCATCCACGAAGCCGCCCGCTCGCTCGCCTGAGCCGCCTCGCAGCCTATCGGAACAAGGAGCCCGGCATGCTCAAGCTCGATCTCACCGATGCGCCCGCCCCGTCCCGGCGCGCTTTCCTCACCGGCGCGGCGGCGGGCGCCGTTCTGCTCGCCTTCCGCGTCGACCTGAAGGGCGCCCGCGCGGCGGAGGCCTCCGACGCGCTGTCCAAGGCTCCGCCCCAGCCCAACGCCTTCGTGCGGATCGCCGCCGACGACACCGTCACGGTGATGATCAAGCACCTCGACATGGGCCAGGGCAACACGACCGGCCTCGCCACCATCCTCGCCGACGAACTCGACGCGGATTGGAGCCAGATGCGCGTCGCCTTCGCCCCGGCCGACGCGAAGCTCTACGCCAACCTGCTGATGGGCCCGGTCCAGGGCACCGGCGGCTCGACGGCGATCGCCAATTCCTGGTTCCAGCTCCGCAAGGCGGGTGCGGCCGCCCGCGCCATGCTGGTCGCCGCCGCGGCCGAGAAATGGGGCGTGCCGGCGGGCGAGATCACCGTCGCCAAGGGCGTCATCGGCCACAAGTCGGGCAAGCAGGCCCGCTTCGGTGAATTCGCCGAGGCCGCCGCCGCCAAGCCGGTGCCGCAGGAGCCGCGCCTCAAGACCCCGGCGGAGTGGACGCTGATCGGGAAGCGCGTGCCGCGCATCGACTCGGTCGCGAAGACCGACGGCACCGCAATCTACTCCCTTGACATCCGCCGCCCCGGCCAGGTCACGGCCCTCGTGGCTCACCCGCCGCGCTTCGGCGCCACGGTGAAGTCGGTGGATTCGGAGGCCGCGCAGGGCATGCCGGGCGTGGTGGGCATCGTCACGATCCCGACAGGCGTGGCGGTGATCGCCCGCGACACCTGGAGCGCGATGAAGGCCCGCGAGGCCCTCAAGGTCACCTGGGACGAATCCGCCGCCGAGACCCGCTCGTCGGACGCGATCCTCGCCGAGTACCGCGAGACCGCCAAGGCCTCCGGTCTCGTCGCCTCGCAGGCGGGCGACGCCGATGCCGGCATCAAGGGCGCGGCCAAGGTGCTGGAGGCGGAGTTCTCCTTCCCCTACCTCGCCCACGCGGCGATGGAGCCCCTCAACGCGACGATCGAGCGGGCGGCGGACGGCAGCTACGACGTCTATGCCGGCTGCCAGATCCAGACGATCGAGCAGGCGGTGGTAGCGGCGACGCTGGGCGTGACGACGGACAAGGTCCGGCTGCACACGCAATGGGCCGGCGGCTCGTTCGGCCGGCGCGCGACCCCGGGCGCCGACTACTTCGCCGAGGCCGCCGCGATCGTGAAGGCCTGGGACGGCAAGGCCCCGGTTCACCTCGTCTGGACCCGCGAGGACGACATGACCGCCGGCTATTACCGCCCGCAGGTCTATCACACGGTCAAGGCGGGCCTGAACGAGAAGGGCCAGATCACCGGCTGGCGCCATGCCATGGTCGGCAAGTCGATCATGATCGGCTCGCCCTTCGAGGCGATGCTGGTCAAGAACGGCATCGATTCCACCACCGTCGAGGGCGCCTCCGACACGCCCTACGCCCTGCCCGCCTACCGCTTCGAGGTGCACAATGCCCGCGAGGGCGTGCCGGTGCTGTGGTGGCGCTCGGTCGGCCACACCCACACCGCCCACGTCATGGAGGTGGTCATCGACGAGCTCGCGCATGCGGCGGGTGCCGACCCGGTCGCCTACCGCCTCTCGCTGCTGACCCGCGCCCCGCGCCTGTCCGGCGTGCTGCGGCTCGCCGCCGAGCGGGCCGGGTGGAGCCAGAAGTCCTCCGAGAAGGGCCGCGGCCTCGGCGTCGCGGTGCACGAATCCTTCGGCTCCTACGTTGCGATGGTGGCGGACGTGACGGCGGCGGACTCGAACGTTCGGGTCAATCGCATCGTCGCGGCGGTCGATGTCGGCGTGGCGGTGAACCCGGACGTCGTCCGCGCCCAGGTCGAGGGTGCGGTGGGTTTTGCCCTCTCGGCGGTGCTGCGCAACCGCATCACCCTCAAGGACGGCGTGGTGCAGGAGCGGAACTTCGACAGCTATCAGCCGACGCGCATCTCCGAGATGCCGCGGGTGGAGGTTCACATCGTGCCCTCCGACGTCGCGCCCACCGGCATCGGCGAACCCGGCGTGCCGGTGCTGGCGCCGGCCATCGCCAACGCGGTCTTCGCCGCGACGGGTCAGCGCCTGCGCTCGCTGCCGCTCGATCTCTCGTCCCTGCGCGGAGCGTAGTCGATCCGATTGCCCCGCTGGCCCGAAATCGGGTTCGGCGGGGCTCGGTTGGCTCGAGCACCGGACACGCCCGATCCAACCGGAGCGTGCTTTACAAGCGTATCGGACTGTCTCTTAGGTTGAGCCCATCGAGCCACAACGGGGTGTGGGATGGGCGCGAAGACGGATCCGTCCGACCGGCCGTCGAATCCGGGCACGGCGGACCGCGGGATCGGTGCGGACGATCGGGCGGGGCCACCGCTCGGCTCGATCGAGATGGAGGCGGATGCGCTGCGATCCGCCCTCGGGCTCGTGACCGG
Proteins encoded:
- a CDS encoding (2Fe-2S)-binding protein is translated as MLTLNLNGVVREVDADPDMPLLWVIRDRLDMTGTKYGCGIAQCGACTVHMDGQPVRSCQTRIGDVGEAKITTIEGVEGKVADAVKAAWRGLDVVQCGYCQSGQIMSAIGLLTDNPKPSDADIDGAMDGNVCRCGTYQRIRAAIHEAARSLA
- a CDS encoding xanthine dehydrogenase family protein molybdopterin-binding subunit, which gives rise to MLKLDLTDAPAPSRRAFLTGAAAGAVLLAFRVDLKGARAAEASDALSKAPPQPNAFVRIAADDTVTVMIKHLDMGQGNTTGLATILADELDADWSQMRVAFAPADAKLYANLLMGPVQGTGGSTAIANSWFQLRKAGAAARAMLVAAAAEKWGVPAGEITVAKGVIGHKSGKQARFGEFAEAAAAKPVPQEPRLKTPAEWTLIGKRVPRIDSVAKTDGTAIYSLDIRRPGQVTALVAHPPRFGATVKSVDSEAAQGMPGVVGIVTIPTGVAVIARDTWSAMKAREALKVTWDESAAETRSSDAILAEYRETAKASGLVASQAGDADAGIKGAAKVLEAEFSFPYLAHAAMEPLNATIERAADGSYDVYAGCQIQTIEQAVVAATLGVTTDKVRLHTQWAGGSFGRRATPGADYFAEAAAIVKAWDGKAPVHLVWTREDDMTAGYYRPQVYHTVKAGLNEKGQITGWRHAMVGKSIMIGSPFEAMLVKNGIDSTTVEGASDTPYALPAYRFEVHNAREGVPVLWWRSVGHTHTAHVMEVVIDELAHAAGADPVAYRLSLLTRAPRLSGVLRLAAERAGWSQKSSEKGRGLGVAVHESFGSYVAMVADVTAADSNVRVNRIVAAVDVGVAVNPDVVRAQVEGAVGFALSAVLRNRITLKDGVVQERNFDSYQPTRISEMPRVEVHIVPSDVAPTGIGEPGVPVLAPAIANAVFAATGQRLRSLPLDLSSLRGA